A genomic stretch from Sphingomonas faeni includes:
- a CDS encoding PaaI family thioesterase, which produces MTIGLPPYAEILRVSVEAEDGAPPVLLMPFADDVLGRPGFLHGGAISGLLEMAAIAALQHALEAEGGGRIKPVNVTVDFMRGGRDKPTRAAGVVTRLGTRVANVEATAWQDERDKPIAAARMNYLIVRD; this is translated from the coding sequence ATGACGATCGGCCTGCCGCCCTATGCGGAGATTCTCCGCGTGTCGGTCGAAGCCGAGGACGGCGCGCCGCCGGTACTGCTGATGCCGTTTGCGGATGATGTGCTGGGGCGGCCGGGGTTTTTGCATGGGGGTGCGATCTCGGGGTTGCTGGAGATGGCGGCGATTGCGGCTTTGCAGCATGCGCTGGAGGCTGAGGGTGGCGGGCGGATCAAGCCGGTGAACGTCACGGTCGACTTCATGCGCGGTGGCCGCGACAAGCCTACGCGGGCGGCGGGGGTTGTGACTCGGTTGGGGACGCGGGTGGCCAATGTCGAGGCGACGGCGTGGCAGGACGAGCGGGACAAGCCGATCGCCGCCGCGCGGATGAATTACCTGATCGTGCGCGACTAG
- a CDS encoding PaaI family thioesterase, with amino-acid sequence MAGFDPQWFATRGFGGHGAALGMRYHAHGDDWAELALPYDERLIGDPASGVIASGPIITMMDMATSLAIWIKRNAFVPHATLDLRVDYLRPATPGKTVIGRGECYRITRSIAFVRGQAHDGDPGDPLAHVAGTFMVVGDVAGMGLNRRIEA; translated from the coding sequence ATGGCTGGTTTTGATCCACAATGGTTTGCGACGCGCGGGTTCGGCGGGCACGGCGCCGCGCTGGGGATGCGCTATCACGCGCATGGCGACGACTGGGCGGAGCTTGCGCTGCCCTATGACGAACGGCTGATCGGCGATCCGGCGAGCGGCGTGATCGCGTCGGGCCCGATCATCACGATGATGGACATGGCGACGAGCCTGGCGATCTGGATCAAGCGCAACGCGTTCGTACCGCATGCGACGCTCGACCTGCGCGTCGATTATCTGCGGCCGGCGACACCGGGGAAGACGGTGATCGGGCGCGGGGAATGCTACCGGATCACGCGCTCGATCGCGTTCGTGCGGGGGCAGGCGCATGACGGCGATCCGGGCGATCCGCTGGCGCATGTCGCGGGGACGTTCATGGTTGTCGGCGATGTCGCCGGCATGGGTCTCAACAGGAGGATCGAGGCATGA
- a CDS encoding crotonase/enoyl-CoA hydratase family protein — translation MNDRVTITVAEGIADVRLNRAVKMNAIDPAMFEGIAAAIDRLKGMTDVRCVVLSGEGKAFCAGLDMASMASGGSGLALGERTAEGANLPQQVAWGWRTLPMPVIAAVHGVAFGGGFQIMSGADIRIAHPSARFAIREAYWGLVPDMAGIALWRTLARDDVLRELTYTAREFDGAEALRHGFVTRLSEDPLGEAMMLAREIAARNPHAIRGSKRLYNLAADADAATVLLAETEEQLKVIRTPNQIEQVRANMEKRVAVFEE, via the coding sequence ATGAACGACCGGGTCACCATCACCGTCGCCGAGGGCATCGCCGACGTCCGCCTCAACCGCGCCGTCAAGATGAACGCGATCGACCCAGCGATGTTCGAGGGCATCGCCGCCGCGATCGACCGGCTCAAGGGGATGACGGACGTCCGCTGCGTCGTCCTGTCCGGCGAAGGCAAGGCGTTCTGCGCCGGCCTCGACATGGCCTCGATGGCGAGCGGCGGCTCGGGGCTGGCACTCGGCGAGCGGACGGCGGAGGGCGCCAACCTTCCCCAGCAGGTCGCCTGGGGCTGGCGCACCTTGCCGATGCCGGTGATCGCCGCGGTCCACGGCGTCGCGTTTGGCGGCGGGTTCCAGATCATGTCGGGCGCCGACATCCGCATCGCACATCCGAGCGCGCGGTTCGCGATCCGCGAGGCGTATTGGGGCCTCGTCCCCGACATGGCCGGTATAGCCCTCTGGCGCACCCTCGCCCGCGACGACGTGCTGCGCGAACTGACCTACACCGCGAGGGAGTTCGATGGCGCCGAGGCGTTGCGGCACGGTTTCGTCACGCGTCTGTCCGAAGACCCGCTCGGCGAGGCGATGATGCTTGCTCGCGAGATCGCGGCGAGGAACCCCCACGCGATTCGCGGTTCGAAGCGCCTCTACAACCTTGCGGCGGATGCGGATGCCGCGACGGTCCTGCTCGCCGAGACGGAAGAGCAATTGAAGGTCATCCGCACCCCCAACCAGATCGAACAGGTCCGCGCCAACATGGAAAAGCGGGTGGCGGTGTTCGAGGAGTGA